Sequence from the Arthrobacter pigmenti genome:
GTCCGAAGGCTTCAGGATGTTGTTCGAGGACAGCATCAGGATGCGGGCCTCTGCCTGGGCTTCAGGGCTCAGCGGCAGGTGCACAGCCATCTGGTCGCCGTCGAAGTCAGCGTTGAAGGCACCACAGACCAGCGGGTGAAGCTGCAGAGCCTTGCCTTCAACAAGCTGCGGCTCAAACGCCTGAATGCCGAGGCGGTGCAGGGTTGGTGCACGGTTCAGCAACACAGGGTGCTCAGTGATGATTTCTTCGAGGACATCCCAGACCTGCGGACGGTAACGCTCCACCATCCGCTTGGCACTCTTGATGTTCTGGGCGTGGTTGAGGTCAACCAGGCGCTTCATCACGAACGGCTTGAAGAGTTCCAGAGCCATCTGCTTGGGCAGACCACACTGGTGCAGCTTCAGCTGGGGGCCGACGACGATGACCGAACGGCCGGAGTAGTCAACGCGCTTACCGAGCAGGTTCTGACGGAAGCGGCCCTGCTTGCCCTTGAGCATGTCGGAGAGCGACTTCAGCGGACGGTTGCCCGGCCCTGTGACAGGACGTCCACGACGACCGTTGTCGAACAGCGAGTCAACGGCTTCCTGAAGCATGCGCTTCTCGTTGTTGACGATGATCTCCGGCGCACCGAGGTCGAGCAGACGCTTCAGGCGGTTGTTCCGGTTGATGACGCGACGATACAGGTCATTCAGGTCGGAGGTCGCGAAGCGCCCGCCATCCAGCTGAACCATCGGGCGCAGTTCCGGCGGGATCACCGGTACAGCGTCCAGCACCATGCCCAACGGGCTATTGGTGGTGGTGAGGAACGCATTGACAACCTTCAGGCGCTTCAGGGCGCGGGTCTTGCGCTGGCCCTTACCATTCTGGATGATGTCGCGCAGCAGGTCTGCTTCTGCCTGCATGTCGAAGTTCTCGAGGCGCTTCTTGATCGCTTCGGCGCCCATGGAGCCTTCGAAATACAGACCGTAGCGGTCGCGCAGCTCGCGGTACAGGCCTTCGTCGCCCTCAAGGTCGGCAACCTTCAGGGTCTTGAAGCGGTCCCAAACCTGCTCCAGACGCTCGATCTCGGCGTCGGCACGCTTGCGTACGTTTGCCATCTGGCGGTCAGCGGAATCGCGTGCCTTCTTCTTGTCGGCAGCCTTCGCGCCTTCACCCTCAAGACGAGCGAGCTCATCCTCAAGGTCGCGGGCGATGGTCGCGATGTCAGAATCGCGCTGATCAACCAGCTGCTTCTTCTCAAGATCGTGCTCGGCCTGGAGATTCGGCAGTTCCGCGTGGCGGTTCTCCTCGTCAACCGAGGTGATCATGTAGGCAGCGAAGTAGATGACCTTCTCAAGGTCCTTCGGCGCCAGGTCAAGGAGGTAGCCAAGGCGCGAGGGGACGCCCTTGAAGTACCAGATGTGCGTAACCGGAGCTGCGAGCTCGATGTGGCCCATCCGCTCGCGGCGCACCTTCGCACGGGTGACCTCAACGCCACACCGCTCGCAGATGATGCCCTTGAAGCGCACGCGCTTGTACTTGCCGCAGTAGCATTCCCAGTCACGGGAAGGACCGAAGATCTTCTCGCAGAAGAGTCCGTCCTTCTCAGGCTTGAGCGTGCGGTAGTTGATGGTTTCCGGCTTCTTCACTTCGCCGTACGACCAGCCGCGGATCTCTTCCGCGGTGGCCAGGCCGATTCGCATGAGGCCGAATGAGGATTCGCTGGACATGTGGTCCCTGTCTCTCTTTATCTCTAAATTCAAGAAGTCTTTGGGTGCGGTGGGAGGTGTTTGGCTGGGTGCCGGGTGTCCCGGACCGCTACCTGGATCGGCGGCAACGAAATTTCCTCGGCCGCGGGCGGCCTCCGAAATATTAAAGCCGCCTTTCCTCCAGGCATCGGCCCGGAACTAAGTCCGATACGTCGCCTTACACTTCCTCGACAGAACTCGGCTCGGCCCGTGAGAGGTCGATGCCCAGCTCTTCCGCGGCCCGGAAGACTTCTTCATCCGAGTCACGCATCTCAATGGTGGTGCCGTCGGTGGAAAGGACTTCCACGTTCAGGCACAGCGACTGCATTTCCTTGATCAGAACCTTGAAGGACTCCGGAACGCCGGGCTCCGGGATGTTCTCACCCTTGACGATGGCCTCGTACACCTTGACGCGTCCGTGGATGTCGTCCGACTTGATGGTCAGGAGTTCCTGCAGCGTGTACGCCGCGCCGTAGGCCTCGAGAGCCCAAACTTCCATCTCACCGAAGCGCTGGCCACCGAACTGTGCCTTACCACCCAGTGGCTGCTGCGTGATCATCGAGTACGGGCCGGTGGACCGGGCGTGGATCTTGTCGTCCACCAGGTGGTGGAGCTTCAGGATGTACATGTAGCCCACCGAGATGGGGTCCGGGAAAGGTTCGCCGGAACGGCCGTCGAACAACCGTGCCTTGCCGGACTCGCCGATCAGTCGCTCGCCGTCACGGGTGACGTTGGTCGAGTTGAGCAGGCCGACAATTTCGTCCTCGGTGGCGCCGTCAAAGACGGGGGTTGCGACGGTGGTCGAAGCTACCTCGCGCGGCAGGTTCGGAAGGTTCTTGAGCCACTCGGGCTCGCCTTCAATCTTCCAGCCCTGTTTGGCGGCCCAGCCAAGGTGGATCTCCAATACCTGTCCGACGTTCATACGGCCAGGAACACCCAACGGGTTCAGGACGATGTCGACGGGGGTGCCGTCCTCAAGGAACGGCATGTCCTCGACGGGCAGGATCTTGGAGATGACGCCCTTGTTGCCGTGCCGGCCGGCGAGCTTGTCGCCGTCGGTGATCTTGCGCTTCTGCGCGACGTAGACCCGCACGAGCTGGTTGACGCCAGGGGGCAGTTCGTCGTCGTTGTCGCGATCGAAGATACGCACGCCGATGACCGTACCGGACTCACCGTGGGGCACCTTGAGCGAGGTGTCGCGGACTTCGCGGCTCTTCTCACCGAAGATGGCGCGCAGCAGGCGCTCCTCCGGGGTCAACTCCGTTTCACCCTTCGGTGTGACGCGGCCAACCAGGATGTCGCCTGCCTCGACCTCGGCACCGATGTGGATGATGCCGCGCTCGTCGAGCGCGCCGAGGACCTCTTCGGAGACATTCGGGATATCACGCGTGATTTCCTCGGCACCCAGCTTGGTGTCGCGGGCATCAACCTCGTGCTCCTCGATGTGGATGGAGGTCAGGACATCGTCGGAGACGATGCGCTGCGAGAGGATGATCGCATCTTCGAAGTTGTGGCCTTCCCAGGACATGAAAGCAACGAGCATGTTCTTGCCGAGAGCCAGTTCACCCTGATCGGTGGACGGGCCGTCGGCGATGATGCCGTTGTACTCCACGCGGTCGCCCTCTGCGACCAGCACCCGCTGGTTGTACGCATTGCCCTGGTTGGAGCGTGCGAACTTCATGATCGGGTAGTTGGTCTCGGTGCCGTCGTCGTTCAGGACGGCAACAAGATCAGCCGATACTTCGGTGACAACGCCCGGCTTGTTGGCTGTCACGGCGTCGCCGGCGTCAACAGCGGCGTTACGCTCCATGCCGGTTCCCACGAGAGGACGCTCGGAACGCAGCAGCGGCACAGCCTGACGCTGCATGTTCGCACCCATGAGCGCGCGGTTGGCGTCGTCGTGCTCAAGGAACGGGATCATCGCGGTTGCTACCGAAACCATCTGGCGCGGGGAGACGTCCATGTACTCAACGTCGGTTGCGGCAACGAGAACGGGCTCACCGGAACCACCACGGGTACGGACGAGGACCATGTCCTCTTCGAACTTGCTGTTCGAATCGAGCGGAGCGTTTGCCTGGGCAATGAGGCGCTCCACCTCGTCATCCGCCGTCAGGTAATCGATCTGGTCCGTCACAACACCGTTTTCGACCTTGCGGTACGGGGTTTCGATGAAACCGAAGGTGTTGATCCGGCCGTAGGACGCCAGCGAACCGATCAGGCCGATGTTCGGGCCTTCCGGGGTTTCGATGGGGCACATACGTCCGTAGTGCGAGGGGTGGACGTCACGGACCTCCATGCCGGCGCGGTCGCGGGACAAACCACCCGGGCCCAGTGCCGACAGGCGACGCTTGTGCGTCAGGCCGGCGAGCGGGTTGTTCTGGTCCATGAACTGCGACAACTGGGAAGTCCCGAAGAACTCCTTGATCGCTGCCACAACCGGACGGATGTTGATCAGGGTCTGCGGCGTGATCGCCTCGACATCCTGCGTGGTCATGCGCTCGCGGACAACGCGCTCCATGCGGGACAGGCCAGTACGGACCTGGTTCTCGATGAGCTCGCCGACGGCGCGGATGCGGCGGTTGCCGAAGTGATCAATGTCATCGACCTCGACACGGAGCTCCACCTCTTCGCCGTCGCGCTTACCGGCCAGCGTTTTCTCACCAGCGTGTAGGGCAACCAGGAACTTGATCATCGCGACGATGTCGTCGATGTTCAGGACTGAGGCGTCCGGATCACCGAGGTTCTTGTCAATGCCGAGCTTACGGTTGATCTTGTAGCGGCCGACCTTCGCGAGATCATAGCGCTTGGAGTTGAAGTAAAGGTTGTCCAGCAGGGTCTTGGCAGCCTCAACCGTGGGCGGCTCTCCCGGACGCAGCTTCCGGTAGATGTCCAGCAAGGCATCTTCCTGGGTCTCCGTAGCATCCTTTTCAAGGGTTGCGCGGATGGAGTCGTACTCGCCGAACGTCTCCAGGATCTGGCCCTCGGTCCAGCCGAGCGCCTTCAGGAGGACGGTAACCGACTGCTTGCGCTTGCGGTCCAGGCGAACGCCGACCTGATCGCGCTTGTCGATCTCCAGCTCAAACCATGCACCGCGCGAGGGGATGATCTTCGCGCTGAAGATGTCCTTGTCGCTGGTCTTGTCCGCAGCACGCTCAAAGTAGGCGCCGGGTGAACGGACCAGCTGCGAGACGACGACACGCTCGGTGCCGTTGATGACGAACGTACCCTTCTCGGTCATCAGCGGGAAGTCGCCCATGAACACGGTCTGCTGCTTGATTTCGCCCGTGTTGTTGTTCATGAACTCGGCCTTGACGTACAGCGGTGCGGCGTACGTGGCGTCGCGGTCCTTGCACTCAGCCATGGTGTACTTCGGATCCGCGAACTCAGGTTCGGAGAAACTCAGGGACATGGTGCCCTGGAAGTCTTCGATCGGTGAGATCTCTTCAAAGATGTCAGCAAGGCCGGAGGTGGTGGCTACGCCGGGGAGGTTCTGCTCCAGCGCCTCCTTGACGCGCGCCTTCCAGCGCTCGTTACCGACCAGCCAGTCAAAGCTGTCCGTCTGGAGGGCTAGAAGATTGGGAACATCCAGCGGTTCGTGAATCTTTGCGAATGAAAGCCGGGGTGCGGCGCCGTCGGCGTCGACCTGGCTGGTAGCGGTTGCATTATTTGAGGTGCTCGGGGCGACCAAGAGGGATCCTTCCACAGACCAACAGGCGTGTTCTTACGATCACTCCCCGCACCGTTCGGTGCCAACCTGACGCCCGCAACCAATGGACGGAAGATCTCGATCGTCGAGAAATCCGTTAAATGGCAAATGCGAGGCAAAGCCCACCGCTATATGAAGGCTGAGGTTATGAGGGAAGACGCAAATATCAACTGTACGGCACAGCTAGCGACAATGTCCAACCCGATGTGGTATATGCGAACGCCGGCCATCGGTCCCCCGTTAAACGATTTCAGTGAATGACCATTAGCTGAGTTGGCCCTGGCGCCGGTAGCCTTGTGGATAGCGGCATTTCAATGACGAAAGTGAGCAGTAATCCCATGAATACCCTCGAACAGAATCCGCAGGACGTCGTCATCGTAGGCGGCGCCCGCACACCGCAAGGCCGCCTCAACGGGCAGCTCGCGTCCTTCAGCGCCGTGGAGCTCGGTGCTTTCGCTGTCTCGGGCGCGCTTGATCGGGCAGGCGTCTCGACCGACGATGTCGACGCCGTCATTATGGGCCACGTGGTCCAGGCCGGCTGTGGCCAGAATCCGGCACGCCAGACTTCCATCAAGGCCGGGATCGGCTGGGATGTCCCCACGGTCACGGTCAACAAGGTCTGCCTCTCCGGCCTGACTGCGGTGATCGATGCCGCGCGTCTCATCCGAAGCGGCGAGGCGACCGTGGTGGTTGCGGGCGGACAGGAGTCGATGACCCGCGGGCCGCACCTGCTTCCCGGTGCACGCCAGGGCTGGACCTACGGAACTATGCCCGCGGTGGACTCTGTGGCGCATGATGGCCTGACCGATGCTTTCGACGCCGAATCGATGGGATCCTCGACCGAACGGGGCAACACGAGCCTCAAGATCGACCGCACCGCGCAGGACACAGTTGCGGCTTCGTCGCACCAGCGCGCAGCTGCAGCCATGGAGTCTGGCGTGTTCGACGACGAGATTGTGCCCGTGCGCGTGCCACAACGGAAGGGCGAGGATCTTGTCGTGAACCAGGACGAGGGTGTCCGCCCGAACACCACCGTTGACACCCTTGCGGGACTCCGGCCGGCATTCTCGAAAGACGGGTCCATCACGGCCGGAAACTCCTCCCCGCTGTCCGACGGCGCCGCCGCACTCGTTCTGACCACCCGCGCCAATGCCGCGGAACGCGGACTGAGCGTGCTCGCCGTCGTCGGCCGGCCGGGCCAGGTAGCCGGGCCGGACAATTCGCTGCACTCCCAGCCGTCCCGCGCGATTGCGCAGGCGCTGGAGCGCGCTGGCTGGTCGACAGGGGATCTGGACTTCATCGAGATCAATGAGGCGTTCGGATCCGTGGCGTGCCAGTCCCTGAAGGAGCTGGACCTCCCGCTTGAGAAGTGCAATATCCACGGTGGGGCGATCGCCCTCGGCCACCCCATCGGCGCCTCGGGTGCCCGACTTGCGCTCCACGCAGCGACGGAACTGAACCGGCGCGGAACCGGTAAGGCGGCCGTTTCGCTGTGCGGTGGCGGCGGCCAGGGCGAAGCCCTTCTGCTGTACCGCGACTGATTGATCCAAGACACAAAGCAGCCCCGGAACCGTCGGTTCCGGGGCTGCTTTGTGAAGTTCGAGGAACTTACTTGAGGGTGACGGTAGCACCGGCTGCCTCAAG
This genomic interval carries:
- the rpoB gene encoding DNA-directed RNA polymerase subunit beta, with protein sequence MVAPSTSNNATATSQVDADGAAPRLSFAKIHEPLDVPNLLALQTDSFDWLVGNERWKARVKEALEQNLPGVATTSGLADIFEEISPIEDFQGTMSLSFSEPEFADPKYTMAECKDRDATYAAPLYVKAEFMNNNTGEIKQQTVFMGDFPLMTEKGTFVINGTERVVVSQLVRSPGAYFERAADKTSDKDIFSAKIIPSRGAWFELEIDKRDQVGVRLDRKRKQSVTVLLKALGWTEGQILETFGEYDSIRATLEKDATETQEDALLDIYRKLRPGEPPTVEAAKTLLDNLYFNSKRYDLAKVGRYKINRKLGIDKNLGDPDASVLNIDDIVAMIKFLVALHAGEKTLAGKRDGEEVELRVEVDDIDHFGNRRIRAVGELIENQVRTGLSRMERVVRERMTTQDVEAITPQTLINIRPVVAAIKEFFGTSQLSQFMDQNNPLAGLTHKRRLSALGPGGLSRDRAGMEVRDVHPSHYGRMCPIETPEGPNIGLIGSLASYGRINTFGFIETPYRKVENGVVTDQIDYLTADDEVERLIAQANAPLDSNSKFEEDMVLVRTRGGSGEPVLVAATDVEYMDVSPRQMVSVATAMIPFLEHDDANRALMGANMQRQAVPLLRSERPLVGTGMERNAAVDAGDAVTANKPGVVTEVSADLVAVLNDDGTETNYPIMKFARSNQGNAYNQRVLVAEGDRVEYNGIIADGPSTDQGELALGKNMLVAFMSWEGHNFEDAIILSQRIVSDDVLTSIHIEEHEVDARDTKLGAEEITRDIPNVSEEVLGALDERGIIHIGAEVEAGDILVGRVTPKGETELTPEERLLRAIFGEKSREVRDTSLKVPHGESGTVIGVRIFDRDNDDELPPGVNQLVRVYVAQKRKITDGDKLAGRHGNKGVISKILPVEDMPFLEDGTPVDIVLNPLGVPGRMNVGQVLEIHLGWAAKQGWKIEGEPEWLKNLPNLPREVASTTVATPVFDGATEDEIVGLLNSTNVTRDGERLIGESGKARLFDGRSGEPFPDPISVGYMYILKLHHLVDDKIHARSTGPYSMITQQPLGGKAQFGGQRFGEMEVWALEAYGAAYTLQELLTIKSDDIHGRVKVYEAIVKGENIPEPGVPESFKVLIKEMQSLCLNVEVLSTDGTTIEMRDSDEEVFRAAEELGIDLSRAEPSSVEEV
- a CDS encoding acetyl-CoA C-acetyltransferase → MNTLEQNPQDVVIVGGARTPQGRLNGQLASFSAVELGAFAVSGALDRAGVSTDDVDAVIMGHVVQAGCGQNPARQTSIKAGIGWDVPTVTVNKVCLSGLTAVIDAARLIRSGEATVVVAGGQESMTRGPHLLPGARQGWTYGTMPAVDSVAHDGLTDAFDAESMGSSTERGNTSLKIDRTAQDTVAASSHQRAAAAMESGVFDDEIVPVRVPQRKGEDLVVNQDEGVRPNTTVDTLAGLRPAFSKDGSITAGNSSPLSDGAAALVLTTRANAAERGLSVLAVVGRPGQVAGPDNSLHSQPSRAIAQALERAGWSTGDLDFIEINEAFGSVACQSLKELDLPLEKCNIHGGAIALGHPIGASGARLALHAATELNRRGTGKAAVSLCGGGGQGEALLLYRD